Proteins encoded in a region of the Desulfurella sp. genome:
- a CDS encoding SDR family NAD(P)-dependent oxidoreductase → MGSVLITGASSGIGKACAEIFANGGYNLILNARRIDRLEELSKNLIEKNKVKVYYKKTDMSKKDEIFEFVDSIPEDFFPIDVLVNNAGLSRGLESLDKGNIDDWNEMIDTNIKGVLYITKLIIPIMKKQGYGHIINLGSIAGHESYPGGNVYCATKAAIKSLTKSLRMDLLRTNIRVSSVDPGMVETEFSEVRFRDKEKAKKVYENIKPLYAQDIADVIYFIATRPQHVNIEDVIIMPTQQASVLINDRDYKK, encoded by the coding sequence ATGGGAAGTGTTTTAATTACAGGTGCTTCAAGCGGTATTGGGAAAGCTTGTGCAGAAATTTTTGCAAATGGTGGTTACAATTTAATATTAAATGCAAGAAGAATAGATAGACTAGAAGAATTGTCTAAAAACCTTATAGAAAAAAATAAAGTCAAAGTATATTACAAAAAAACTGATATGTCAAAGAAAGATGAAATTTTTGAGTTTGTTGATTCTATACCTGAGGATTTTTTTCCAATAGATGTCCTTGTGAATAATGCAGGTCTTTCAAGAGGTTTAGAATCTTTAGATAAAGGTAATATTGACGATTGGAACGAAATGATTGATACAAATATCAAAGGGGTTTTGTATATAACAAAACTTATTATACCTATTATGAAAAAACAAGGTTATGGTCATATAATAAATTTGGGTTCCATTGCAGGACACGAATCGTATCCTGGCGGTAATGTATATTGTGCAACAAAAGCTGCTATAAAATCACTTACAAAAAGTTTAAGAATGGACCTTTTAAGGACAAATATAAGAGTTTCGAGCGTTGATCCTGGAATGGTAGAAACAGAATTCAGCGAAGTAAGGTTTAGAGACAAGGAAAAGGCAAAAAAAGTGTATGAAAATATTAAACCACTTTATGCACAAGATATAGCCGATGTTATATATTTTATTGCTACAAGACCTCAACATGTAAACATTGAAGATGTGATAATAATGCCAACCCAACAGGCAAGCGTATTGATTAACGATAGAGACTACAAAAAATAG
- the htpX gene encoding zinc metalloprotease HtpX, whose protein sequence is MINTVKTALLLGLLTALFVIIGNAVGGKSGALIAFGLAILMNFFSYFFSDKIALSMYNAQEVTESEYPELFRIVRKLAQNANLPMPRIYIIPQDTPNAFATGRNPKKAAIAVTVGALKLLNENELMGVLGHELGHIKHRDILISSIAATIAGAIMIISDMIRWAALVGGLSRDRDSESNPFVLIAFAIFAPLAATLIQLAISRAREYEADRAGAEFSGNPLYLASALEKLDNYSKQIPLQGNPVTENLFIVNPFSAKGIMNLFSTHPPIEERIERLRRMALS, encoded by the coding sequence ATGATAAATACAGTCAAGACAGCTCTTTTATTAGGCTTATTGACTGCGCTTTTTGTGATAATTGGAAATGCAGTTGGAGGTAAAAGTGGTGCTTTGATAGCCTTTGGCCTGGCTATTTTGATGAATTTTTTCAGTTACTTTTTTTCAGACAAAATTGCGCTATCAATGTATAATGCGCAAGAAGTTACAGAAAGCGAATATCCTGAGTTATTTAGGATAGTAAGAAAACTTGCTCAAAATGCCAATCTTCCAATGCCGCGTATATATATAATACCTCAGGATACACCAAATGCCTTTGCAACAGGCAGAAATCCAAAAAAAGCGGCTATTGCTGTAACAGTTGGTGCTCTTAAACTTTTAAACGAAAATGAACTAATGGGTGTTTTAGGGCATGAACTCGGACATATAAAACACAGGGATATATTGATATCTTCCATTGCAGCTACAATTGCTGGTGCTATAATGATTATTTCAGATATGATAAGGTGGGCTGCATTGGTTGGAGGACTATCAAGGGACAGGGATTCTGAATCTAACCCGTTTGTTTTGATTGCTTTTGCAATATTTGCACCACTGGCAGCCACTTTGATACAGCTTGCCATATCAAGAGCCAGAGAATATGAAGCTGACAGAGCTGGAGCTGAATTTAGTGGAAACCCGCTGTATCTTGCAAGCGCATTGGAAAAACTTGATAATTACTCAAAACAAATACCGCTACAAGGAAACCCTGTAACAGAAAATCTATTTATTGTAAATCCATTTAGTGCAAAAGGTATCATGAATCTTTTTTCAACCCATCCACCAATTGAAGAACGTATCGAAAGATTAAGGAGAATGGCTTTGAGTTAA
- the miaA gene encoding tRNA (adenosine(37)-N6)-dimethylallyltransferase MiaA gives MKTIVILGQTATGKSELAYKLAKALEGEIISVDSIQIYKYFDIGSAKPPKNYLNDVKHHLIDIKEPNEDFSAQEFAVLAKQIIKKIKSQNKIPILCGGTLFYFDALLNSLDIIPQVDLKIKDFFNDISEENFINLYEWLKIIDPKWAQKINKNDKQRINRALSVFLQTKTSLTKFFNMRKKEDFFKDCLIFSLQITDVDLEQKITERTLNMADDLIVETKNIIKMGFAHTKPMQSIGYRQALLYINGKLSKDEMIQSIIKETKQYAKRQKTFFNSKFKERSIQIDYKNAFDTILSILTQSHSP, from the coding sequence ATGAAAACTATAGTAATTTTGGGCCAAACAGCGACGGGAAAATCAGAATTAGCATATAAACTTGCAAAAGCTTTAGAAGGTGAGATAATTTCTGTAGATTCAATACAAATTTATAAATACTTTGATATTGGTTCTGCAAAGCCACCCAAAAATTATTTAAATGATGTAAAACACCATTTAATAGACATTAAAGAACCAAATGAGGATTTTAGTGCACAAGAATTTGCCGTTTTGGCAAAACAAATAATTAAAAAAATTAAATCACAAAATAAGATTCCCATCCTATGTGGTGGCACATTGTTTTATTTTGATGCTTTATTAAATTCACTGGACATAATACCTCAGGTTGATTTAAAAATTAAAGATTTTTTTAATGACATAAGTGAAGAAAATTTTATTAATTTGTATGAATGGTTAAAAATTATAGATCCAAAATGGGCACAAAAAATAAATAAAAACGACAAACAAAGGATAAATAGAGCTTTAAGTGTTTTTTTGCAAACAAAAACAAGTTTAACAAAATTCTTTAATATGAGAAAAAAAGAAGATTTTTTTAAAGATTGTTTGATATTTTCATTGCAGATTACAGACGTGGACTTAGAACAAAAAATTACTGAAAGAACACTAAACATGGCTGATGATCTAATAGTTGAAACAAAAAATATTATTAAAATGGGCTTTGCCCACACAAAGCCCATGCAATCAATCGGCTACAGACAGGCATTGCTTTATATAAACGGCAAACTAAGCAAAGATGAAATGATACAAAGCATAATTAAAGAAACAAAACAATACGCAAAACGGCAAAAAACATTTTTTAATTCAAAATTTAAAGAAAGAAGCATACAGATTGATTACAAAAACGCTTTTGATACAATTTTATCAATCTTAACTCAAAGCCATTCTCCTTAA
- a CDS encoding OFA family MFS transporter — MAQDSAQVGGGRWLYVILGLIVNIMLGAIYSFSLFRVPLEKLWHISATESGYPFMLFLAVFAIAMPIGGNLMQKWGPRNTMILGSILVGIGWILAGLSTGIGMLSLIYGVIGGFGVGLVYGCPIAVAAKWFPDKGGLAIGLTVGGFGLSALIMAPIIKTLIASVGPLNTFMYLGVAFLIINILLSLPFKFPPADFKVASASTPQAQAATAAKDYDRPEAMKQPTFWILWFLYIIGAMAGLMAIGIAAPVGKELKLSTGLAATALQVFALFNFAGRPTFGWLTDKLKPRNTASLSFVVIALATGLLYTSKSIGMYFVAFSLLWFTLGGWLAIAPTATKTFFGTKYYGKNYGVIFTAYGIAAILGTLLSGKIKDMTGSYYSVFPIVMIIAIVGIIISLALRPPKS; from the coding sequence ATGGCACAAGACTCTGCACAGGTAGGTGGTGGTAGATGGCTTTACGTTATACTTGGTTTAATTGTCAATATCATGCTTGGAGCTATTTACTCTTTTAGCTTGTTTAGGGTTCCACTCGAAAAGCTCTGGCACATATCAGCAACAGAAAGTGGTTACCCTTTTATGTTATTTTTAGCTGTTTTTGCAATAGCTATGCCCATTGGTGGTAACTTGATGCAAAAATGGGGACCAAGAAACACTATGATTTTAGGCAGTATACTTGTAGGAATCGGTTGGATACTGGCAGGATTGTCCACAGGTATTGGTATGCTTTCCTTAATTTATGGTGTAATTGGAGGATTTGGTGTAGGTTTAGTTTATGGATGTCCAATTGCTGTTGCTGCTAAGTGGTTTCCAGATAAAGGTGGCTTGGCAATAGGATTGACTGTTGGCGGTTTTGGTCTTTCTGCTTTAATTATGGCTCCAATTATTAAAACACTAATAGCTTCTGTAGGACCACTAAATACTTTTATGTATTTAGGCGTGGCATTTTTAATAATCAATATTTTGCTGTCACTCCCTTTTAAATTTCCTCCTGCTGATTTTAAAGTTGCTTCTGCTTCTACACCACAAGCTCAAGCCGCAACAGCAGCAAAAGATTACGATAGACCAGAAGCTATGAAACAACCAACATTTTGGATTTTGTGGTTTTTATATATAATAGGCGCAATGGCTGGACTTATGGCAATTGGCATTGCAGCACCCGTTGGAAAAGAGCTTAAACTATCAACAGGTTTAGCAGCTACAGCACTACAAGTATTTGCATTATTTAATTTTGCTGGAAGACCAACATTTGGATGGCTTACAGACAAACTAAAGCCAAGAAATACAGCATCTTTATCTTTTGTAGTTATTGCTTTAGCTACAGGATTATTATATACTTCAAAAAGCATTGGGATGTACTTTGTGGCATTCTCCCTGTTATGGTTTACTTTAGGCGGATGGCTTGCTATTGCACCTACTGCTACCAAGACATTTTTTGGAACAAAATACTATGGCAAAAATTATGGCGTTATATTTACTGCATATGGCATAGCAGCAATATTGGGAACGCTTTTATCTGGTAAAATTAAAGATATGACAGGATCATATTATTCAGTGTTTCCAATAGTAATGATAATAGCAATCGTAGGTATCATAATCTCATTGGCCTTAAGACCTCCCAAGTCTTAA